One window from the genome of Oryza glaberrima chromosome 3, OglaRS2, whole genome shotgun sequence encodes:
- the LOC127767881 gene encoding nuclear pore complex protein NUP58-like isoform X2: MSRFRVVEDEAEADLQALARRFSFSSPSSPSPSPSPPSSSRKPPLPPRRSPQKRPGLPTIPENGPPAGMATATATPKRTRPPTSTCAPPPPPHARHAPMTGQTPVAGSRSSRPPRGRGQMEVDSPQPSRALHTPPTGQRQVTRHPPPAARTMFQESPVASVSPPQQQQVAVPVSAALREFERRRAAAAEAALRQLQLQVWEAARQQSQQLRLYTVEGRAAGYGTKWVELHPQSQELLLHIENKMREYKHESDLLDQCSRLYDPSVSSRSFELYATQISQEIGSTSTIMDREMVSIRSLMAVVKEMMRNTDSAIRSYQKLRPNFIRRYSGTANTGFAHHAGPSGAPTYFNQPSAIVPTFDFYSGVAMRPSPFMQHTVSKFENRLEECSRMVGELEQLIQIKNDKNYSNAFESLSTVVPNVYDYLIHVATQVENLHQYAEIMRTHYRNAWRLMGDCSDPFLEADRREAAKQEATARIVHPTGVDVSVLASQPLQSSSPTGVTSSSTRAILRTPLSALPWFSIQTSPAPSPSPFSSSGSMLQPTPFGSASTLALGSTPARFASSALGGTSLFRTPPGGC; this comes from the exons ATGTCGCGCTTCAGGGTCGTGGAGGATGAAGCGGAGGCGGACCTGCAGGCCTTGGCGAGGCGCTTCAGCTTCTCGTcaccctcctccccctcgccctcgccctcgccgccttcgtcgTCGCGGAAGCCGCCCCTTCCCCCTCGCCGGTCGCCCCAGAAGCGGCCGGGGCTCCCCACAATCCCGGAGAATGGCCCACcggcggggatggcgacggcgacggcgacgccgaagCGCACGCGGCCACCAACCTCTACGtgcgccccgccaccgccgcctcacgCGAGGCACGCTCCGATGACGGGTCAGACGCCGGTGGCTGGCTCTCGGTCGTCTCGCCcgccgcgcgggcgcggccAGATGGAGGTGGATAGCCCTCAGCCGTCTCGTGCACTGCACACGCCGCCGACGGGTCAGAGGCAGGTGACTAGGcacccgccgccggctgcgcggACGATGTTCCAAGAGTCTCCCGTTGCGTCCGTGTCCCCgcctcagcagcagcaggtggccgTGCCCGTGTCGGCGGCGTTGAGGGAGTTCGAGCGGCgtcgcgcggcagcggcggaggcggcattGCGGCAGCTGCAGCTTCAGGTGTGGGAGGCAGCGCGGCAGCAGTCGCAGCAGCTGAGGCTGTACACGGTGGAGGGAAGGGCTGCGGGGTACGGGACGAAGTGGGTGGAGCTGCATCCGCAATCGCAGGAGCTTCTGCTGCACATCGA GAACAAGATGAGGGAGTACAAGCATGAGAGCGATCTGTTGGACCAGTGCAGCCGCCTCTACGACCCATCAGTCTCTAGCAGGAGTTTTGAGCTGTATGCTACGCAGATTTCTCAG GAGATAGGATCAACCTCCACCATCATGGACAGGGAGATGGTTTCCATTCGGAGCTTAATGGCTGTGGTCAAAGAAATGATGCGGAACACAGATTCGGCTATACGCTCATATCAAAAGCTGAGACCAAATTTCATCCGTAGATATTCTGGAACTGCAAATACTGGTTTTGCTCATCATGCTGGACCATCTGGTGCTCCAACTTATTTCAATCAACCCTCAGCAATTGTGCCAACATTTGATTTTTACAGTGGTGTTGCAATGCGGCCTTCTCCTTTTATGCAACACACTGTTTCCAAGTTTGAGAACCGTCTTGAGGAATGCAGCAGAATGGTCGGAGAGCTAGAGCAGCTTATTCAAATAAAGAATGATAAGAACTATTCAAATGCGTTCGAATCCCTGTCAACAGTAGTGCCTAATGTGTACGACTATCTCATCCATGTTGCTACCCAG GTGGAAAATCTTCATCAATATGCTGAGATAATGAGAACTCACTATCGGAATGCTTGGCGGCTCATGGGTGATTGTAGCGATCCTTTTTTGGAGGCAGATAGAAGAGAGGCAGCTAAACAAGAAGCCACTGCCAGAATAGTCCATCCTACAGGGGTTGATGTATCTGTGCTGGCAAGCCAACCTTTGCAATCGTCATCCCCTACTGGCGTAACTTCATCTAGTACTCGTGCAATTCTTAGAACACCACTTTCTGCTTTGCCCTGGTTCAGCATTCAAACAAGTCCTGCTCCATCACCCAGCCCTTTCAGTTCATCTGGGTCTATGCTGCAGCCCACACCATTTGGCTCAGCTTCCACACTTGCACTAGGATCCACTCCAGCAAGATTTGCGTCTTCTGCTTTGGGTGGCACCTCACTTTTCAGAACACCACCTGGAG GATGTTAG
- the LOC127767881 gene encoding nuclear pore complex protein NUP58-like isoform X1 yields MSRFRVVEDEAEADLQALARRFSFSSPSSPSPSPSPPSSSRKPPLPPRRSPQKRPGLPTIPENGPPAGMATATATPKRTRPPTSTCAPPPPPHARHAPMTGQTPVAGSRSSRPPRGRGQMEVDSPQPSRALHTPPTGQRQVTRHPPPAARTMFQESPVASVSPPQQQQVAVPVSAALREFERRRAAAAEAALRQLQLQVWEAARQQSQQLRLYTVEGRAAGYGTKWVELHPQSQELLLHIENKMREYKHESDLLDQCSRLYDPSVSSRSFELYATQISQEIGSTSTIMDREMVSIRSLMAVVKEMMRNTDSAIRSYQKLRPNFIRRYSGTANTGFAHHAGPSGAPTYFNQPSAIVPTFDFYSGVAMRPSPFMQHTVSKFENRLEECSRMVGELEQLIQIKNDKNYSNAFESLSTVVPNVYDYLIHVATQVENLHQYAEIMRTHYRNAWRLMGDCSDPFLEADRREAAKQEATARIVHPTGVDVSVLASQPLQSSSPTGVTSSSTRAILRTPLSALPWFSIQTSPAPSPSPFSSSGSMLQPTPFGSASTLALGSTPARFASSALGGTSLFRTPPGGTHNILCVTG; encoded by the exons ATGTCGCGCTTCAGGGTCGTGGAGGATGAAGCGGAGGCGGACCTGCAGGCCTTGGCGAGGCGCTTCAGCTTCTCGTcaccctcctccccctcgccctcgccctcgccgccttcgtcgTCGCGGAAGCCGCCCCTTCCCCCTCGCCGGTCGCCCCAGAAGCGGCCGGGGCTCCCCACAATCCCGGAGAATGGCCCACcggcggggatggcgacggcgacggcgacgccgaagCGCACGCGGCCACCAACCTCTACGtgcgccccgccaccgccgcctcacgCGAGGCACGCTCCGATGACGGGTCAGACGCCGGTGGCTGGCTCTCGGTCGTCTCGCCcgccgcgcgggcgcggccAGATGGAGGTGGATAGCCCTCAGCCGTCTCGTGCACTGCACACGCCGCCGACGGGTCAGAGGCAGGTGACTAGGcacccgccgccggctgcgcggACGATGTTCCAAGAGTCTCCCGTTGCGTCCGTGTCCCCgcctcagcagcagcaggtggccgTGCCCGTGTCGGCGGCGTTGAGGGAGTTCGAGCGGCgtcgcgcggcagcggcggaggcggcattGCGGCAGCTGCAGCTTCAGGTGTGGGAGGCAGCGCGGCAGCAGTCGCAGCAGCTGAGGCTGTACACGGTGGAGGGAAGGGCTGCGGGGTACGGGACGAAGTGGGTGGAGCTGCATCCGCAATCGCAGGAGCTTCTGCTGCACATCGA GAACAAGATGAGGGAGTACAAGCATGAGAGCGATCTGTTGGACCAGTGCAGCCGCCTCTACGACCCATCAGTCTCTAGCAGGAGTTTTGAGCTGTATGCTACGCAGATTTCTCAG GAGATAGGATCAACCTCCACCATCATGGACAGGGAGATGGTTTCCATTCGGAGCTTAATGGCTGTGGTCAAAGAAATGATGCGGAACACAGATTCGGCTATACGCTCATATCAAAAGCTGAGACCAAATTTCATCCGTAGATATTCTGGAACTGCAAATACTGGTTTTGCTCATCATGCTGGACCATCTGGTGCTCCAACTTATTTCAATCAACCCTCAGCAATTGTGCCAACATTTGATTTTTACAGTGGTGTTGCAATGCGGCCTTCTCCTTTTATGCAACACACTGTTTCCAAGTTTGAGAACCGTCTTGAGGAATGCAGCAGAATGGTCGGAGAGCTAGAGCAGCTTATTCAAATAAAGAATGATAAGAACTATTCAAATGCGTTCGAATCCCTGTCAACAGTAGTGCCTAATGTGTACGACTATCTCATCCATGTTGCTACCCAG GTGGAAAATCTTCATCAATATGCTGAGATAATGAGAACTCACTATCGGAATGCTTGGCGGCTCATGGGTGATTGTAGCGATCCTTTTTTGGAGGCAGATAGAAGAGAGGCAGCTAAACAAGAAGCCACTGCCAGAATAGTCCATCCTACAGGGGTTGATGTATCTGTGCTGGCAAGCCAACCTTTGCAATCGTCATCCCCTACTGGCGTAACTTCATCTAGTACTCGTGCAATTCTTAGAACACCACTTTCTGCTTTGCCCTGGTTCAGCATTCAAACAAGTCCTGCTCCATCACCCAGCCCTTTCAGTTCATCTGGGTCTATGCTGCAGCCCACACCATTTGGCTCAGCTTCCACACTTGCACTAGGATCCACTCCAGCAAGATTTGCGTCTTCTGCTTTGGGTGGCACCTCACTTTTCAGAACACCACCTGGAGGTACACATAATATTCTATGTGTAACTGGATAG
- the LOC127767882 gene encoding CCG-binding protein 1-like — protein sequence MLSSTALRPLAQPATATATATAFSASRTAAAAGRRGSAAGVVVRAVRNYDSIPKREPFSSSRSVLDEFLRQEKPLVQRTKDQITDYCTTLEGDECCSCWDAYFELNKLEQELPKEEIARMVKDSEGDPRYLINSIHHRSDLRKKMAEKSHNSLSSNSLGQAAKPRPFPVPDGLPKTQEELAEEQEALMPESSYTRLLRRMGRFPDWYTPRPDHETD from the exons atgctgtccTCCACCGCTCTCCGGCCGCTGGCGCAGcccgccacggccacggccacggccaccgccTTCTCGGCCTcccgcacggccgccgcggctGGGCGGCGCGGGTCGGCAGCGGGGGTAGTGGTTCGCGCGGTGCGGAACTACGACTCGATCCCGAAGCGGGAGCCCTTCAGCTCGAGCCGCAGCGTCCTCGACGAGTTCCTCAGGCAGGAGAAGCCTCTCGTCCAGCGCACCAAAGACCAGATCACAG ATTATTGCACAACCCTAGAAGGTGATGAGTGCTGCAGCTGTTGGGATGCTTACTTTGAACTCAATAAACTTGAG CAAGAGCTACCCAAAGAGGAAATTGCAAGGATGGTGAAGGACTCCGAGGGAGATCCGAGGTACCTGATCAATAGCATCCATCACCGTTCAGATCTAAGAAAGAAGATGGCTGAGAAATCTCATAATTCACTATCATCAAACTCCCTGGGGCAAGCTGCGAAGCCAAGGCCTTTCCCTGTGCCTGACGGATTGCCGAAAACACAGGAAGAGCTTGCTGAAGAACAGGAGGCCCTAATGCCGGAGTCCTCCTATACGAGGCTACTGAGAAGAATGGGGAGATTTCCTGATTGGTATACGCCTCGCCCAGATCATGAAACCGACTGA
- the LOC127765003 gene encoding CCG-binding protein 1-like, giving the protein MLPPTATLLPLPLARAAPARLFFPAVSSRARGRVVRVGRHGAPEREAALSWRGAADESVNKEKHLVEHTKDRMSALFADYCTTLKGEECCSCWDAVEEFNKLEMELPRAELETVVKDAGGDMGHLISAIHRRAQARKTAAESLSSPGDDHSTKTKPYFPAPDELPKTAEELEGETEAAMPESTHTRLLRRMADHD; this is encoded by the exons ATGTTGCCGCCCACCGCCACGCtgttgccgctgccgctggcGCGAGCGGCGCCGGCCCGGCTCTTCTTCCCGGCCGTTTCGTCGCGCGCGCGTGGGCGCGTCGTCCGTGTCGGGAGACACGGGGCACCGGAGCGGGAGGCCGCCCTCAGctggcgcggcgccgccgacgagtcCGTCAATAAGGAGAAGCATCTCGTCGAGCACACCAAGGACCGGATGTCCG CCTTATTCGCAGATTACTGCACGACGCTCAAAGGCGAAGAGTGCTGCAGCTGCTGGGACGCTGTCGAAGAATTCAATAAACTCGAG ATGGAGCTGCCAAGAGCGGAGCTGGAGACGGTGGTGAAGGATGCCGGCGGCGACATGGGCCACCTGATCAGTGCCATCCACCGCCGTGCGCAGGCGCGGAAGACGGCCGCCGAGTCGTTGTCGTCTCCGGGTGATGATCACTCCACCAAAACCAAACCTTACTTCCCTGCGCCGGACGAGCTGCCCAAGACGGCAGAAGAGCTCGAGGGAGAAACGGAAGCTGCCATGCCGGAGTCCACGCATACCAGGCTGCTCAGAAGAATGGCAGATCATGACTGA
- the LOC127767469 gene encoding uncharacterized protein LOC127767469, with translation MHLSLWKPLANCATLLKNRPPRPPAAGGAAGGSGRRLQESKLREALEEASEDGSLAKSRDAALLDDGGGGGDGGAEEGSGVGRSRSLARLNAQREFLRATAVAAERAFLSPDALPALEEALATFLSMYPKYSSAADVDRLRADEYPHLDKVCLDYCGFGLFSYLQSCNPSDSTASFTLSEITANLSNHALYGAAEKGTCEHDVKARIMEYLNIPESEYCLVFTVSRGSAFRLLAECYPFGTNKRLLTMFDHESQSVNWMAQSARDKGAKAYSAWFKWPTLKICSTELRKLISTKKRRRKKDSATGLFVFPVQSRVTGAKYSYQWMALAQQNHWHVLLDAGALGPKDMDSLGLSLFRPDFIITSFYRVFGADPTGFGCLLIKKSVMSCLQSPNGGTGTGMVRIMPVFPQYLSDSVDGFDGVLDGLEDDTIIPIEEGSASNSLHATHLPAFSGAYSSAQVREVIEDEMDQDSSDRDGASTIYEENESVSVGEVMKSPVFSEDESSENSFWVDLGQSPLGSDHSEQSSKGKLGSPLPASWFSGRKNVKKTSPKVPSKLRRSPIPDNHVVSFDAAVRSVSQELEHGKDFTEEDCSQNGIKNVVPIKVSEIEEDQDGKQNKRFVKFSCANGPAEGSSTSVFGGCTARGNGSTSEICSEAKDSAIRRENEGDFRLLGRREAHNSRFNGGRFVGVEEAERVSSMGRKVSFSMEDSRLCRNSETAETSGYAMGDEDDDEEYSDYDDIQDGRREPEIICKHLDHVNQLGLSKTTLRLRYLINWLVTSLLQLRLPDSGDGEGVPLVYIYGPKIKYERGAAVAFNIKDCSTGTSLINPETVQKLAEKEGLSLGIGFLSHIRIMDNQKQGVVDVGLSSSLCRPTSNGRREKKSSKNDIIGIEVVTASLGFLTNFEDVYRLWAFVAKFLDSSFLEQQRLSSIPEDSER, from the coding sequence atGCATCTGTCGCTATGGAAGCCGCTGGCGAACTGCGCCACGCTGCTCAAGaaccggccgccgcggccgccggcggcgggaggggcggcggggggaagcgggcggcggctgcaggaGAGCAAGCTGCGGGAGGCGCTGGAGGAGGCGTCGGAGGACGGGTCGCTCGCCAAGTCCCGCGACGCGGCGCTcctcgacgatggcggcggcggtggggacggTGGAGCGGAGGAGGGGTCCGGCGTCGGGCGGTCCCGGTCGCTGGCGCGGCTGAACGCGCAGCGCGAGTTCCtgcgggcgacggcggtggcggcggagcgcgcgTTCCTGTCGCCCGACGCGCTCCCGGCGCTGGAGGAGGCGCTCGCGACGTTCCTGTCCATGTACCCCAAGtactcgtcggcggcggacgtggaccgcctccgcgccgacgaGTACCCGCACCTGGACAAGGTATGCCTCGACTACTGCGGCTTCGGCCTCTTCTCCTACCTCCAGAGCTGCAACCCTTCCGACTCCACCGCGTCCTTCACGCTGTCTGAGATCACCGCCAACCTCAGCAACCACGCGCTCTACGGCGCCGCCGAGAAGGGCACCTGCGAGCACGACGTCAAGGCCCGCATCATGGAGTACCTCAACATCCCGGAGTCGGAGTACTGCCTCGTCTTCACGGTCAGCCGCGGCTCCGCGTTCCGGCTGCTCGCCGAGTGCTACCCCTTCGGCACCAACAAACGGCTGCTCACCATGTTCGACCATGAGTCCCAGTCCGTGAATTGGATGGCGCAGTCCGCGCGCGACAAGGGGGCCAAGGCCTACTCCGCCTGGTTCAAGTGGCCTACCCTCAAGATCTGCTCCACCGAGCTCCGGAAGCTGATCTCAACCAAGAAGCGGCGGCGCAAGAAGGACTCCGCTACGGGGCTATTCGTGTTCCCGGTGCAGTCGAGGGTGACCGGAGCGAAGTACTCGTATCAATGGATGGCATTGGCGCAGCAGAATCACTGGCATGTCCTGCTGGACGCCGGGGCATTGGGGCCTAAGGACATGGACTCATTGGGGTTGTCTTTGTTCCGGCCAGACTTCATCATCACATCATTTTACAGGGTGTTTGGGGCTGACCCGACGGGCTTTGGCTGCTTGCTGATCAAGAAGTCGGTCATGTCGTGCTTGCAGAGCCCAAATGGCGGGACGGGTACAGGGATGGTGCGGATCATGCCAGTCTTCCCTCAATATTTGAGTGATTCGGTCGATGGGTTTGATGGTGTCCTGGATGGCCTTGAGGATGATACAATCATCCCAATCGAGGAGGGTTCAGCGTCGAACAGTCTCCATGCTACGCACTTGCCTGCATTCTCAGGCGCTTATTCATCAGCTCAGGTGAGGGAGGTCATCGAGGATGAAATGGACCAGGACAGCTCTGATAGGGATGGTGCCAGCACGATATATGAGGAGAATGAGAGTGTATCTGTAGGGGAGGTGATGAAGAGCCCAGTGTTCAGTGAGGATGAGTCATCGGAGAACTCTTTCTGGGTTGATTTGGGCCAGAGTCCACTTGGTTCAGACCATTCAGAACAGTCAAGCAAGGGGAAATTAGGATCTCCTCTGCCAGCGTCTTGGTTTTCTGGTAGGAAGAATGTGAAGAAGACATCGCCAAAGGTTCCGTCCAAACTGAGAAGGAGCCCTATTCCTGACAACCATGTTGTGTCCTTTGATGCTGCTGTGAGATCAGTATCACAAGAGCTAGAACATGGGAAGGATTTTACTGAGgaagattgttcacaaaatggtATCAAGAATGTTGTTCCTATCAAGGTCAGTGAGATTGAAGAAGATCAAGATggtaaacaaaacaaaaggttTGTAAAGTTCTCTTGTGCTAATGGCCCTGCAGAAGGTAGCTCAACCTCTGTTTTTGGGGGTTGCACAGCCCGTGGGAATGGCTCCACTTCGGAGATTTGTTCAGAAGCCAAAGATAGTGCCATCAGAAGGGAAAATGAAGGGGACTTCCGTCTACTGGGAAGGAGAGAAGCACATAATAGCAGATTCAATGGTGGTAGGTTTGTTGGAGTGGAAGAAGCAGAGCGAGTGTCAAGTATGGGCCGCAAGGTATCATTCAGCATGGAGGATAGCAGGCTGTGTCGCAATTCGGAAACTGCAGAAACATCTGGATATGCAATGGgagatgaggatgatgatgaagaaTACAGTGACTATGATGATATTCAGGATGGCAGGCGAGAACCTGAAATTATTTGCAAGCATCTTGATCATGTGAACCAGCTAGGTCTCAGTAAGACTACGTTAAGACTGCGGTACCTTATCAACTGGTTGGTGACCTCACTACTGCAACTTCGCTTGCCTGATTCCGGAGATGGTGAAGGGGTGCCTCTTGTTTACATCTACGGTCCAAAGATCAAATATGAACGGGGAGCAGCGGTTGCATTCAATATAAAGGACTGCAGTACTGGAACTTCACTGATCAATCCTGAAACTGTACAAAAATTGGCAGAGAAAGAAGGACTCTCTTTGGGCATTGGCTTTCTTAGTCATATTCGCATCATGGACAACCAAAAACAAGGGGTGGTTGATGTGGGGCTCAGTTCTTCCTTGTGTCGGCCTACGTCAAACGGCCGTCGTGAGAAGAAAAGTAGCAAGAATGATATAATTGGGATTGAAGTGGTTACAGCTTCTCTTGGGTTCCTCACAAACTTTGAGGATGTATACAGGTTGTGGGCATTTGTTGCAAAATTTCTGGATTCATCATTTCTTGAGCAACAGAGGCTATCATCAATTCCCGAGGATTCAGAGAGATAG
- the LOC127766977 gene encoding uncharacterized protein LOC127766977 encodes MASLSMATTLPSLAGAAPAARKRSGVTYVEGMNAYSGLKALNKVTLLGVRKTADYSFAKVVAKLSPAGGKSRGGAFGAQCNAAGEIFRIAVIMNGLVLVGVAVGFVLLRVEAAVEESE; translated from the coding sequence ATGGCGTCGCTGTCCATGGCCACAACGCTGCCGTCGCTGGCCGGCGCCgcaccggcggcgaggaagaggagcgGCGTGACGTACGTGGAGGGGATGAACGCGTACAGCGGGCTCAAGGCGCTCAACAAGGTGACCCTGCTCGGCGTGCGCAAGACCGCCGACTACTCGTTCGCCAAGGTGGTGGCCAAGCTGAGCCCCGCCGGCGGGaagagccgcggcggcgcgttcGGGGCGCAGTGCAACGCCGCCGGTGAGATATTCAGGATCGCCGTCATCATGAACGGGCTcgtgctcgtcggcgtcgccgtcggcttCGTGCTGCTCCGGGTGGAGGCGGCCGTCGAGGAGTCGGAGTAG
- the LOC127766976 gene encoding uncharacterized protein LOC127766976, whose amino-acid sequence MTVFHFLNCAALTFGPHVVYYSATPLSEYDTIGTCVKAAVVYLGTALVKLVCLATLLKVPENDSFDPYQELMKIFIGFIDVAGLYFALTQLTHRNISQNHKFQAVGLGWAFADSVLHRLAPLWIGARGLEFTWEYIFQGLEANANLVMTLSLAALGSLMWLRKNKPRTLVPIIYACALLLATMPSITSYLRRSLEWQTPKVVGFELFSSLVMAFISWQLFSACQRPM is encoded by the exons aTGACGGTGTTCCACTTCCTCAACTGCGCCGCCCTCACCTTCGGCCCCCACGTCGTCTACTACTCGGCCACCCCGCT GTCAGAGTATGACACAATTGGCACTTGTGTAAAAGCGGCTGTTGTTTATCTTGGAACAGCACTAGTAAAG CTTGTTTGCTTAGCGACATTGCTCAAAGTACCTGAGAATGATAGCTTTGATCCTTATCAG GAATTGATGAAAATCTTTATTGGGTTTATAGATGTTGCTGGTCTTTATTTTGCTTTGACACAGTTGACTCATAGAAACATCTCCCAGAATCACAAGTTTCAGGCAGTTGGTCTTG GTTGGGCTTTTGCTGACTCAGTTCTGCACCGTCTGGCGCCTCTCTGGATTGGTGCAAGAGGACTTGAATTTACGTGGGAGTACATTTTTCAAGGACTTGAAGCAAATGCCAATCTT GTTATGACGCTGTCCCTTGCTGCTTTAGGATCCTTGATGTGGCTGAGGAAAAACAAACCTAGGACTTTGGTGCCAATAATTTATGCATGTGCTTTGCTTCTGGCAACAATGCCATCTATCACCAG TTACTTGAGGAGATCATTAGAGTGGCAGACTCCAAAGGTGGTTGGCTTCGAGCTGTTCTCCTCACTGGTCATGGCTTTCATCAGCTGGCAGCTGTTCTCAGCTTGTCAGAGACCAATGTAA